The following proteins are co-located in the Pirellulales bacterium genome:
- a CDS encoding protein kinase → MLVCPSCQTELDEASRLAGRCGSCGARLPVVPQRRVADRTIAEEELAASQGTIDGGALSADDPGRTIQGAGEKTIEFTVDLDSIAASVPGEDVGASAEHDSLHTLELSDSTPAGKPGTIELRADATIEFSSTHDVETDAATMLTSQWEAAVAQGGGNSGVTIRQKDTIVGKMASRSSIVVKSRSLAAPGEKKYNVTIASPDDAPDYELLDVLGEGGMGVVYSARQSSIARTVAVKMLKGAGEKSDEQRDKFISEAVVTGELDHPNIVPIYDLGSNKDGALFYSMKKVKGTPWNKVIAEQSLDDNLNILLRVADAVAFAHANGVIHRDLKPENIMLGDYGEVLVMDWGLARISPEFPGAGSVSQSNAMGGTPAYMAPEMASGPIDSVTASSDVYLLGAILFEIVSGRPPHTGKTVMDCLLAAAKNKIVAVDAGGELMEIARHAMATKPEDRYASVRAMQDAIRTYQSHSESIVLTDSAAKTLAAAEGASDYEPFARSMYALEEALELWRDNRRAEHLLVAARQQYAELALAKGDLDLGLSLVSTSEARHAPVVEKLQHARAERESRKRRIKLLKGAVAALAAAVVVIGSGAYVAVRRERNEAFVQRDRAVKAEGEAKQNYLAAEEARGKESEQRQRAEKAQATAESERDRANTERERAETEKERAEAEKVRADAERDRAVAAEADAVDAREQEEYAAYVARIGLASAKIEENAFARAKELLAQCPEDLRGFEWGRLNRLCRLAMRAWDLQAPVDAVDFAPDGRHFAAGGWDGAATIWSTDDAEPLVRLPQGQYVHAVAYDPSGERLAAASSDGAVNVYRTADGKLVARLVGHEEAVLCVRFSPDGSQLATGGYDDTVRLWDAATGKELQTLRGHSWWIWAAEFSPDGLRLVTAGQDGKAIVWRRDAATDLFTPLTEFTKHRGAVYAAKFAPDGRRIATAGYDGRVLSWSPDEVEAVDVARRIDRLPDPAAPFVELTGHRGPVRALAFAPDGTQLASGGQDNTIVLWDLAGGTELKRLRGHSSHVRALAFAPDGGLLLSGGRGHEVMLWNPATYAEARLVAAADPAQRDAVLAARFSTDGRQIVTAGRDRKAELWDAKSLARVRQFAEGHDFLASSATFFAGGAQLATGAGDGTVRLWDVGTGAETSALKGAGRTAALAATDDGALVATGSPAGSALVWDARTGKRLAELPGHDAEVTAVAFSPDGLTLAAGDERGHAQLWRLDPATGRWQSAGWLRGHSRTITAMAFYDAGRRLATASGDNTCGVWNVATRQELRELALKHPGWVSDMVVSADGAVALTGCDDGALRLWSLADGKLLRTVAPPRSEAAITAVDLSPDGDLALAVCAAEGTVRLWNLTTGSELSADDAGGSRQAWLSAGRRGGVVWAARFAPDGRGVLAIGGNDARLYDLADRTLRTRFSSHGVVASADLSPDGSRVVTGSWDRTAKIWDAATGRVVAKLEGAHEGYVNAAAFSPDGAWVLTASDDGTARQWNAATGEPLPLVIRGHKGRIRAACYAPDGASILTCGSDKTARVWNAVDGAELMILRGHAWTVRCGAFDAAGRRIATGGDDNAAIVWNAADGQRVAKLAGHTGAVTAVALSPDGRRAVTGSEDSTVKLWDAETGKEILTLGAHDDEVTAVEFAPDGRTILSAGRDGRTLLWDATAW, encoded by the coding sequence ATGCTCGTCTGCCCCTCTTGCCAGACTGAACTTGATGAAGCGTCTCGCCTCGCCGGTCGGTGCGGGTCGTGCGGCGCGCGGCTGCCGGTCGTGCCGCAGCGTCGGGTCGCCGATCGCACGATCGCCGAGGAAGAGCTCGCCGCCTCGCAAGGCACGATCGACGGGGGGGCTCTCTCTGCGGACGATCCGGGGCGCACGATCCAAGGAGCCGGCGAGAAGACGATCGAGTTCACGGTCGATCTCGACTCGATCGCCGCCTCGGTTCCCGGCGAAGACGTCGGCGCGTCGGCAGAACACGACTCGCTCCATACGCTGGAACTCTCCGACTCGACCCCCGCAGGCAAGCCGGGGACGATCGAATTGCGGGCCGACGCGACGATCGAGTTCTCCTCGACGCACGACGTCGAGACCGACGCCGCGACGATGCTCACCTCGCAGTGGGAAGCGGCCGTCGCCCAGGGGGGCGGCAACTCGGGCGTCACGATTCGGCAGAAAGACACGATCGTCGGCAAAATGGCCTCGCGATCGTCGATCGTCGTCAAGTCGCGATCGCTCGCAGCTCCGGGCGAAAAGAAATACAACGTGACGATCGCCTCGCCGGACGACGCCCCCGACTACGAACTGCTCGACGTGTTGGGCGAGGGGGGAATGGGGGTCGTCTACTCGGCTCGTCAGTCGTCGATCGCCCGAACCGTCGCGGTGAAGATGCTCAAGGGCGCCGGCGAAAAGTCCGACGAGCAGCGCGACAAGTTCATCTCCGAAGCGGTCGTCACCGGCGAGCTCGATCACCCGAACATCGTCCCGATCTACGACCTGGGGTCGAACAAGGACGGGGCCCTCTTCTACTCGATGAAGAAGGTCAAAGGGACCCCCTGGAACAAGGTGATCGCCGAGCAGTCGCTGGACGACAACCTGAACATCCTGCTGCGCGTCGCCGACGCGGTGGCCTTCGCCCACGCCAACGGGGTGATTCACCGCGACCTGAAGCCCGAGAACATCATGCTCGGCGACTACGGCGAGGTGCTGGTCATGGACTGGGGCCTCGCGCGGATCAGCCCCGAGTTTCCCGGCGCCGGCTCGGTGAGCCAGTCGAACGCCATGGGAGGAACCCCGGCGTACATGGCGCCCGAAATGGCCAGCGGGCCGATCGACTCGGTCACCGCCTCCAGCGACGTCTACCTGCTGGGCGCCATCCTGTTCGAGATCGTCTCCGGTCGGCCGCCGCACACGGGCAAGACGGTCATGGACTGCCTGCTGGCCGCGGCCAAGAACAAAATCGTGGCGGTCGACGCCGGCGGCGAGCTCATGGAGATCGCCCGGCACGCAATGGCCACGAAGCCCGAAGATCGTTACGCATCGGTCCGGGCGATGCAGGACGCGATCCGCACCTACCAATCGCACAGCGAAAGCATCGTGCTGACCGACAGCGCGGCCAAGACGCTGGCCGCAGCCGAAGGAGCCAGCGACTACGAGCCGTTCGCCCGCAGCATGTACGCGCTCGAAGAGGCGCTGGAGCTGTGGCGCGACAACCGCCGCGCCGAACACCTGCTGGTCGCCGCGCGGCAACAGTACGCCGAGCTGGCGCTCGCCAAGGGGGACCTCGACCTCGGGTTGTCGCTGGTCTCGACCTCCGAGGCGCGGCACGCCCCGGTCGTCGAAAAGTTGCAGCACGCCCGCGCCGAGCGGGAGTCGCGCAAGCGGCGGATCAAGCTCCTCAAGGGCGCCGTCGCGGCGCTCGCGGCGGCGGTCGTCGTCATCGGCTCCGGAGCGTACGTCGCGGTCCGCCGGGAACGGAACGAGGCGTTCGTCCAGCGCGATCGGGCCGTCAAGGCCGAGGGCGAGGCCAAACAAAACTACCTGGCCGCCGAAGAAGCTCGCGGCAAAGAATCCGAGCAACGCCAGCGGGCCGAGAAGGCCCAGGCGACCGCCGAATCGGAGCGCGATCGGGCGAACACCGAACGGGAACGCGCCGAGACGGAAAAAGAGCGGGCCGAAGCAGAGAAGGTGCGGGCCGACGCCGAGCGCGATCGGGCCGTCGCCGCCGAGGCCGACGCCGTCGACGCCCGCGAGCAGGAGGAGTACGCCGCCTACGTCGCCCGGATCGGACTGGCGAGCGCCAAGATCGAGGAAAACGCGTTCGCCCGGGCCAAGGAGCTGCTCGCTCAGTGCCCGGAGGACCTGCGCGGCTTCGAGTGGGGTCGGCTGAATCGGTTGTGCCGACTCGCCATGCGGGCCTGGGACCTGCAGGCGCCGGTCGACGCGGTCGACTTCGCCCCCGACGGACGCCATTTTGCCGCCGGGGGTTGGGACGGAGCGGCGACGATCTGGTCGACGGACGACGCCGAGCCGCTCGTGCGATTGCCCCAAGGGCAGTACGTCCACGCCGTCGCCTACGACCCCTCGGGCGAACGGCTCGCCGCCGCCAGCAGCGATGGCGCCGTCAACGTCTACCGTACCGCCGACGGCAAGCTCGTCGCCCGGCTCGTCGGACACGAGGAGGCGGTCCTCTGCGTTCGCTTCTCCCCCGACGGTTCCCAATTGGCGACCGGAGGCTACGACGACACGGTCCGCCTCTGGGACGCGGCGACTGGCAAGGAACTGCAAACGCTCCGCGGCCATAGCTGGTGGATCTGGGCCGCCGAGTTCTCGCCCGACGGGCTCCGATTGGTCACTGCCGGCCAGGACGGCAAGGCGATCGTCTGGCGCCGCGACGCCGCGACCGACCTGTTCACGCCGCTGACCGAGTTCACCAAACACCGGGGCGCCGTTTACGCGGCAAAGTTCGCCCCCGACGGCCGGCGAATCGCTACGGCGGGGTACGACGGTCGAGTGCTGTCGTGGTCGCCCGACGAAGTCGAAGCCGTCGACGTTGCGCGGCGGATCGACCGCTTGCCCGACCCCGCCGCGCCGTTCGTCGAACTGACTGGCCATCGCGGCCCGGTCCGTGCGTTGGCGTTCGCGCCCGACGGAACGCAACTCGCCTCCGGGGGACAAGACAATACGATCGTGCTGTGGGACCTCGCCGGCGGCACGGAGCTCAAGCGGCTTCGCGGCCACTCGAGCCACGTGCGGGCGCTCGCCTTCGCGCCCGACGGCGGGCTGTTGTTGTCGGGAGGCCGCGGGCACGAGGTCATGCTCTGGAACCCCGCGACCTACGCCGAGGCCCGGCTCGTCGCCGCGGCCGACCCGGCCCAGCGCGACGCGGTGCTCGCCGCTCGGTTCTCGACCGACGGTCGGCAGATCGTCACCGCGGGGCGCGATCGCAAGGCCGAGTTGTGGGACGCGAAATCGCTGGCCCGCGTGCGACAGTTCGCCGAGGGACACGACTTCCTCGCCTCGTCGGCGACCTTCTTCGCGGGAGGAGCGCAACTGGCCACCGGCGCCGGCGACGGCACCGTGCGCCTGTGGGACGTGGGCACCGGCGCCGAAACAAGCGCCCTGAAAGGCGCCGGGCGCACCGCCGCCTTGGCGGCGACCGACGACGGCGCACTCGTCGCCACCGGCAGCCCCGCCGGGTCCGCATTGGTGTGGGACGCCCGCACCGGCAAGCGACTTGCCGAACTCCCCGGCCACGACGCCGAGGTGACCGCCGTCGCGTTCAGCCCCGACGGCCTGACGCTAGCCGCCGGCGACGAACGGGGCCACGCGCAGTTGTGGCGTCTCGACCCCGCGACCGGTCGGTGGCAATCCGCCGGTTGGCTCCGCGGGCATAGCCGCACAATCACGGCCATGGCGTTTTACGACGCCGGCCGGCGGCTGGCGACCGCCAGCGGCGACAATACGTGCGGCGTGTGGAACGTGGCGACCCGTCAGGAACTGCGCGAGCTGGCCCTCAAGCATCCGGGGTGGGTGAGCGATATGGTCGTCAGCGCCGATGGCGCCGTCGCCTTGACCGGCTGCGACGACGGCGCACTGCGACTCTGGTCGCTCGCCGATGGCAAGCTGCTGCGCACCGTCGCCCCGCCCCGCAGCGAAGCGGCAATCACGGCCGTCGATCTCTCGCCCGACGGCGATCTGGCTCTGGCCGTCTGCGCCGCCGAGGGGACCGTACGATTGTGGAACCTGACGACCGGGTCGGAACTCTCCGCCGACGACGCCGGGGGGTCGCGCCAGGCATGGCTCAGCGCCGGGCGGCGCGGCGGGGTTGTGTGGGCGGCGCGGTTTGCGCCCGACGGTCGCGGCGTACTCGCCATCGGCGGCAACGACGCCCGGTTGTACGACTTGGCCGATCGCACGCTCCGCACGCGGTTCAGCTCCCACGGAGTCGTCGCCTCGGCCGACCTCTCGCCCGACGGCAGCCGCGTCGTCACCGGCAGTTGGGATCGCACGGCCAAAATTTGGGACGCGGCCACGGGACGCGTCGTCGCCAAGCTCGAAGGCGCCCACGAAGGTTACGTGAACGCGGCGGCGTTCTCGCCCGACGGCGCCTGGGTCCTCACCGCCAGCGACGACGGCACGGCCCGGCAGTGGAACGCCGCGACGGGCGAGCCGCTGCCGCTGGTGATCCGCGGGCACAAGGGGCGGATCCGCGCCGCCTGCTACGCTCCCGACGGGGCCAGCATCCTGACCTGCGGAAGCGACAAGACCGCCCGCGTGTGGAACGCCGTCGACGGGGCCGAGCTCATGATCCTGCGCGGCCACGCCTGGACCGTTCGGTGCGGCGCGTTCGACGCAGCGGGCCGACGCATCGCCACCGGCGGCGACGACAACGCGGCGATCGTCTGGAACGCAGCCGACGGCCAGAGGGTCGCCAAGCTCGCCGGCCATACCGGCGCCGTGACCGCGGTTGCCCTCTCGCCCGACGGCCGCCGCGCCGTCACTGGCAGCGAGGACAGCACGGTGAAACTGTGGGACGCCGAGACCGGCAAAGAGATCCTCACCCTCGGCGCCCACGACGACGAGGTGACCGCCGTCGAGTTCGCCCCCGACGGGCGCACCATCCTCTCGGCCGGACGCGACGGCCGCACCCTGCTGTGGGACGCGACCGCGTGGTGA
- a CDS encoding 16S rRNA (uracil(1498)-N(3))-methyltransferase, whose translation MSRRVYSAEPIAPDGIARIGDAEAHHLLHVLRVRAGDELTLFDGRGGEFRGEVVGVSRREVEVRVGPRLAIERELVGELVLAAPLPKGDRTRWLVEKAVELGVARLVPLATARSEAPSKGGEKLDRYVIEASKQCGRNRLMELAPVRSWREWLAAGPGDDGVDATPDAVRWIAHPGGAPLAEAARPTHARAWLAVGPEGGFADEEIADARTAGWQIVDLGERILRIETAAAALVTAATLLARRP comes from the coding sequence ATGTCACGTCGCGTCTACTCTGCCGAGCCGATCGCCCCCGATGGAATCGCGAGGATCGGCGACGCCGAGGCGCATCACCTGCTGCACGTGCTGCGGGTCCGTGCGGGGGACGAACTTACGCTGTTCGACGGGCGCGGGGGGGAATTCCGCGGCGAGGTCGTCGGCGTCTCACGCCGCGAGGTCGAAGTGCGCGTCGGCCCGCGGCTGGCGATTGAACGCGAGCTTGTCGGCGAACTGGTCCTGGCGGCGCCGCTTCCCAAGGGGGACCGCACGCGGTGGCTCGTCGAGAAGGCCGTCGAACTGGGAGTCGCGCGGCTCGTCCCCTTGGCGACCGCCCGCAGCGAGGCCCCGAGCAAAGGGGGCGAGAAGCTTGACCGCTACGTGATCGAGGCGAGCAAGCAGTGCGGGCGGAACCGATTGATGGAGCTCGCCCCTGTGCGCAGCTGGCGGGAGTGGCTCGCCGCGGGCCCCGGCGATGACGGCGTCGACGCGACGCCGGACGCGGTGCGGTGGATCGCCCACCCCGGCGGCGCTCCGCTCGCCGAGGCCGCCCGGCCGACGCACGCCAGGGCCTGGCTCGCCGTCGGACCGGAAGGAGGCTTCGCCGACGAGGAAATCGCCGACGCCCGGACCGCCGGATGGCAGATCGTCGACTTAGGCGAGCGGATCCTCCGCATCGAAACCGCTGCCGCGGCGCTCGTCACGGCCGCCACGCTGCTGGCGCGGCGGCCGTGA